The window TGagcttaaaatatatatatagagattttttaaatgttaacaatcataaataaaaataagttcctatagatgtaccttttttttatttattttttagttcccCAAAACATTGTTCACTCAAGCAAATTAAGGATTGGTCGAGACACCAAAAAAATCAAGGATTAGTCCAAGacagaattcaaattttaatatttatttaaatagactaataaattaatacttatttaaataaattaataaattaatcactaaattGATTACTACAAATATACTTAAAATATGTAATAACAGTCTGTTGAGGTCATCTCTCTTTTCTTACTTGATGGCTATGGCATAAGAAGAGGCTGTTTTCATTCAAAAATAAACACATATTATTATAACACaaataatatttgattttttttttacatagagTCATAGAcaaccacaaaataaataaataaaattgtgaaaaaaatacTAGTGGTTTATTTCATATACACTAAAATGAAGttaaatttttcatttaaaaaaaaaagcttcaAAGAGCATTATAGAAAAGGTCAAATGCTTCATATTCACTCGGCTTGTCATTTACAAAACTGTTTATTCGGTCCCggaaaaaacaacaaaaacataTAACCTTGAACAACCACTAATCTTTGTTATCTCTAATGATGTAAAGTTAAATAGTTAATAGTGATTATCTAAGCAACCACTAActcatattatattatattattcataatcaattcaatcATAGAGTACGACATCATAATCGACACAACAGCTCTACCTAATCTTCAAGATCTATAAAAGCTCAATTATGTTGATTCATTAATCTGGAAAATATGTCTTTACAAAACCTTTCCTTAAGTTGGTTTAATAgaataatcatataatataaacatataaataatcatcaataataacTATTGGGTTAGCCAGTCtagtttatttatctatttaaacAAATATTGCAACTGattaataatcaatttatttATCCATTTAAACAAATATTGCACCTGATTAATTAATCATTCACCAGCTATTTgagaaaatatcataaaaaataaaataccacTCTTTTACTTAAATAAGTAGATGTCAAATTAGTTTTTGTCAGCTGAAAtaatgagaaataaaaaaaaatcaaatagaaaTCAAGCCtctctattttattaattattatcaaatattgtgttttattatatatttttattaaaaaaaacaatatataaCAAGAGATCACACTTGCtaatactaatttaagaaaagaaaacgtTGAGAGAACATTCCCAATTCAAATAACTAAAGTTCTTGTTAGTCACCATAAGTGAAGCTATCAAAATTGAGCTTCAtcgaattaaaagaaagaaaaaaaaaacactattaataattaattaacttattaacttaattttaactgattaatatttaataatatcatTACTTCATTAGTATCAATCAAGAAAACCGGTTTTGCGCCAAATTGCATTTCTCACTTGGCGAAGGTCTCTTCCTTTGAGAGTTCTACCGACGCCTTCCAACACCGAAAACGACGTCGTATTTGGTAGAGCGCCGGAGCTTCGCGCCACGATCTCGTGCGGCGGCAGCATTTCGTCATCGTCGTCGTATCCGTCGTCCACATCGGCAAGATCGCCGGCATTCTTTCTCGTTTTTGCTGCAGCAACCGGAACCTTCACCGGATCAGACTGCTGAAACTTCCGGCCTCCACAACCGCCGCCGGGAACCGATTGGGAGAAGTAACTGTCGCCGTTCGGCCTCGGAATCGAAGGAATCGTCATCGTTGACGTCGAAGATGACGACGGTTTCCGGCGAAGAACTGCTAAACGATTGGATTCTGGTAACGCCGCGAGGATGCCGGAGTTTTGGTGGACTCTCCGGTGGTCGTTGTTGTTCGCCGGTGGCCATGCCGAGAACTGATTCTCCAGCTCGGAAGCTTCGTCGGCGGCGTAGAAGAGTTCTGCTTCATTGAGCTCATCGCCGGCGGCGGATGCGGAAGGTAAATGTGAGGGTGAAACGGCGAAGAGGCCGAGGAGGCGGTCAGAGGAGGAAGATGGTGGTGAACGGCGGTGGCGGGAACTGGCAGTGAgatccatttttttttttaatttgttaagaagaaagaaaaagtgataaaaagagaaagcaaagagGAGAGAGAATGTGTGTATCTATCCGTGACTCTGTGTGATGTGGCGAAAGTGTGAAGAGACACAAAACGAAGAAAAGAAGGTCTTAAATGCCATCAAGAATGTGGTGGCACAATCAcaaagaaagagaagaacaacatgcatttttttaatttttttttttttttaccatctaCTATAAGTAATGACTAATTTCTTGCTGAGTCataaatatttgataaattacctaattttttaaaaaataaataaatattgatatatatacgataaattatctaattattttaatagttaattttaatatatataatattatatattataattattttagtaattgattttaatttatacataatattatatatattgacagaagtaattataatttataaaaataaattaatcaagTTCTTAATTATTGGCTTAaataatgaaatgaaaaaaaaatggataTCATTATCGTTTTGGATTTGGAAGTGGTATTTGTTTGGATTTGAGATTTGTGGGATCCCACACGTAAGCTATGGAAGTTGAGGACATACTCCTTACAACACGACACGCATGCTAAGTAAGGGTAAGGGGAATGCCATTGCTTCTTATCCattgatatttaaaatattaaatagcaTGTTAGAATTCCAActtctttaatttccaaataaTATTATTGCTAAAGATTATCGGATAATAAAGTGATTCAATAGATAATTACTTCTCAGAGTTCATGGGTTTAGTTTTCAGGAAAACCACTagttacaaaattattttttataagaattAAATTGTGTTTGGTTTGACTATGTTAAAGGTAAGTTAAAAAGAATACTTAAAAAAGATGGATTAAATTTACGTTTAATAGTATTTTTGCCAAATTATATATTGTAGTTTAAAAGGAAGTATTAGGTGAGTGAGTGTTATTTTAcgctaaaaaaatttaatatgaatTTTAGAGATGTATTTTATTTGCAAATAGAGATTTTTGGTATATATACAGATGAGTAGATGTTGTAGGCAGTATTGAATCAACACATAACTAACGTGTTGAATATCTGACAAAATCGTATGTAATATGCAGGTAATGTGTTGCTACGTGGTGCACATTCGTTCAACATACATGTAACGTATT is drawn from Arachis hypogaea cultivar Tifrunner chromosome 12, arahy.Tifrunner.gnm2.J5K5, whole genome shotgun sequence and contains these coding sequences:
- the LOC112728819 gene encoding protein S40-6-like; the protein is MDLTASSRHRRSPPSSSSDRLLGLFAVSPSHLPSASAAGDELNEAELFYAADEASELENQFSAWPPANNNDHRRVHQNSGILAALPESNRLAVLRRKPSSSSTSTMTIPSIPRPNGDSYFSQSVPGGGCGGRKFQQSDPVKVPVAAAKTRKNAGDLADVDDGYDDDDEMLPPHEIVARSSGALPNTTSFSVLEGVGRTLKGRDLRQVRNAIWRKTGFLD